In Streptomyces sp. ML-6, the genomic stretch GCTGATGCCCTGCGCCTCGGTGGCGGTCGGCGCGCTGTTCTTCGCCGAACGGTCCGGGCCGCGCAAGGTGGCGGGGGCGGTGCTGGCCTGCGCGGCGGCCGCCGGATACGCGGCGCTCGGCGCGGACGCGGGGGACGCGGACGGGGCGGGACTACTGCTCGTGGCGGCGGCGACCGCGGCCTTCGCCGTGTACGGATTCCTGTACAAGGAGCGGCTGTCGGGGCTGCCGCCGCTCGCCGTGCTGCCCGTGCTGCTCGCGGCCGCCACCTGCCTGCTGCTCCCGATGGCTCTGCCCGCGCTGATCGCCCACCCCCCGACACCTGCCGCGACCGGCGGCATCGTCGTGCTGGGCGCAGCCGTCTACGCGCCCGCCTACCTCGTGCAGCACCGGCTCATCCTGCTCCGCGGTCCGGTCTTCACGGCCGCCGTGCAGCTGGCCGTTCCCTTCATCGTGCGGCTGGGCGACTGGGCGCTGGGCACCGCGCCCGCCCCCTCGCCCGCCGAGCTGCTGCTTCTGACGGTGTGCTGCGGCGGGATCGCGC encodes the following:
- a CDS encoding EamA family transporter yields the protein MPAVLVLLLSGTWLLSGALVTGTDPLIVAVGRTAVCCAVLTAVAAATADGRADLRRAAARPGTVWLLGLLGFAGYAAGTLLAIPRIGTSLTNLVVALMPCASVAVGALFFAERSGPRKVAGAVLACAAAAGYAALGADAGDADGAGLLLVAAATAAFAVYGFLYKERLSGLPPLAVLPVLLAAATCLLLPMALPALIAHPPTPAATGGIVVLGAAVYAPAYLVQHRLILLRGPVFTAAVQLAVPFIVRLGDWALGTAPAPSPAELLLLTVCCGGIALVTLRPQPRLATAE